The DNA region ACAATCACTTCCCCACTCTATATAACTTTTTAAGAGTACCTCAGTATCAGAATTAGTAAAAAATGTATATCCTAAAATAATCAGTTGACGTTTTATATCTAGGTAATTATATATTTCACCATTAAAAACAATTACATATCTACCACTTTCATCAACCATTGGTTGGACTGCAGAATTAGAAAGATCGATAATGGACAATCGGTTATGACCTAATACTAAACATTTTACATCATCATAATAAACACCACTTCCATCAGGCCCCCTATGCTGAAGTTCATGTGAAAAAAGACTAGCTACTTTTTTATAGTTTATGCTAACCCCCATATATGCTACACATGCTTATTTCCTAAGATGTCTTTAAAATCAGCAATATAAATCTTACAAACATCTTCCCAAACTAAATTATTTTTAACATAATCCTTTTGTTTTTCGGATATTTTTTTATAAGATCTACTCTTAACCATATTCTCAATCATATCAGTTAACTCATGAATATTACCTACTTCAAAAACTGCTTCAGGAGTAATACTTTTAACAACTTCACTTATTCCACATCCACTTGAAACTAACGCAGCGGTACCACATCCCATAGATTCAAGTGGAGCATGCCCCCACGTTTGATTATCATTAGGAAAAACAAATATATCAGATGATAAATACATATCATACATTTCATTGTCATTTCCAGAAAATTCCAAATCTAATATTATATTATTATTCTCTAAAACCTCTTTATATTTATCAATACACCACTGATAGTATAACTGATCAGTTACAGGTGCATTTATGTAAATAAATATATTTTTTCTAATTCCATCATCGAGCTTCATATATACATCAAAAATATCATGAACCCTTTTATATTTAACAAACCTAGTTAATAGTAAAATAATATTTATGTTATCAGACAAATTAAATTTTTCTCTAATTTTGTTTTCCCTACCATATCCAATCACATTTTTAGGAAGTCCTCCCCTTCTAATTAACGGTAGTTTTCCATATAATTTAAAATATCTTTGCGACATTTTTTTGTCTAACACCGCAGATTTATCCACAAATTTATTTATAAGATATCTATCATATTTAAAATATATCTGCTTAAGCAGAAAATTACGTATAAAAGAATTATGATATTCTACTTTCCATTCAAGAAACCATTTTTCTATAGAATCGTAGCAAAACCAATATATAGGAATATTTTTATTTTTCTTATATTTTATCGCCGCATATACTGATAAAGGTTCTTCATGAGCAAAGATCAAGTCATAATCATCATGATTATTTAACATTAGTTCTGCTACTTTACTTGCATTTTTATTAGTAACATATAAAGAAAATAAGTAATCAATGCCAATAGAATTAGCTATTCTGCGTATCATTTTAACATTGTAAAATAACTTCAAATATTTTTTTAATATATTACTTTTTTTATAACTATTTTTATCTTCAAAAACATTCTCTCGTGTATATATTTTTTTAATATTTAAATTATAAGTTAGCTCTTGAAAACATAATTTTTTATTATATTCATAACAGAAAATGTTTACATCCACTCCTAGTTTTTTAAAATTATTAGCAATTTCAATCACATAGCGTT from Shewanella dokdonensis includes:
- a CDS encoding glycosyltransferase family 4 protein, giving the protein MKIAIIHSHLNNRGGSQRYVIEIANNFKKLGVDVNIFCYEYNKKLCFQELTYNLNIKKIYTRENVFEDKNSYKKSNILKKYLKLFYNVKMIRRIANSIGIDYLFSLYVTNKNASKVAELMLNNHDDYDLIFAHEEPLSVYAAIKYKKNKNIPIYWFCYDSIEKWFLEWKVEYHNSFIRNFLLKQIYFKYDRYLINKFVDKSAVLDKKMSQRYFKLYGKLPLIRRGGLPKNVIGYGRENKIREKFNLSDNINIILLLTRFVKYKRVHDIFDVYMKLDDGIRKNIFIYINAPVTDQLYYQWCIDKYKEVLENNNIILDLEFSGNDNEMYDMYLSSDIFVFPNDNQTWGHAPLESMGCGTAALVSSGCGISEVVKSITPEAVFEVGNIHELTDMIENMVKSRSYKKISEKQKDYVKNNLVWEDVCKIYIADFKDILGNKHV